In Acaryochloris marina S15, a single genomic region encodes these proteins:
- a CDS encoding SRPBCC family protein, giving the protein MSHRDPVMSVPATAVDPTHALLSPQQMVDLLQGKILLDVRSHTHWGGAVTATMYLPRVRSHIWSQLTTYSRWVRFFPDIVKSEVLEHASQTAGQTHRLYQAARKTFFLLSVDVEIFLKVSERFQENIKFSLERGSFSDFSADLTLQDCGEGTILTYSVAATPLIPMPSIFIQEAIRADLPGNMKHMRQALCS; this is encoded by the coding sequence ATGTCCCATCGCGATCCTGTTATGAGTGTTCCCGCTACAGCGGTTGATCCAACTCACGCTCTCCTCTCTCCTCAGCAAATGGTTGATCTATTGCAAGGTAAAATCCTCTTGGATGTCCGGTCCCACACCCATTGGGGAGGTGCAGTAACAGCGACCATGTACTTACCTCGGGTGCGATCGCATATTTGGTCTCAGCTCACAACCTACAGTCGCTGGGTGCGATTCTTTCCTGATATTGTCAAAAGCGAAGTGCTGGAGCATGCCTCCCAAACGGCAGGACAAACCCATCGTCTTTATCAGGCTGCCCGAAAAACTTTTTTCTTACTGTCCGTCGATGTAGAAATCTTCCTGAAAGTCTCAGAAAGATTTCAGGAAAATATCAAATTTTCCTTAGAGCGGGGCAGCTTTAGTGACTTTTCCGCTGACCTGACGCTGCAGGACTGTGGTGAGGGCACAATCCTCACCTATTCTGTTGCAGCTACACCACTGATTCCCATGCCGTCTATCTTCATTCAAGAGGCCATTCGCGCAGATCTGCCTGGGAATATGAAGCATATGCGTCAAGCACTCTGTAGCTAA
- a CDS encoding NAD(P)/FAD-dependent oxidoreductase, with amino-acid sequence MADQHVVIVGAGPAGLLLAGYLLKRPGYRVSVFEQRSDPRLTQQVQNRTFPISLQERGRQALRGIPGLEKAVTDRSTVCNGTIMHQVSKKNRVIPRKTPSLMIDRLQLVVVLLKFLSDQYSSDQFVVQFDCRCTGLNPSAQTLLFEQAGEVVSHTYDVVVGADGAGSKVREALTEQVNFPCEQTLIPDAYKSVFLNQPEDGIQLAADKVHTWNLPNNVRMMLVPQGNSQLNGVLVFKRDQSPIAQYTTKEEVLAFVQENFPRFGALMTLDEAAALLSRPVAKITTVRCQRFHEGSNILLIGDAVHAVSASIGQGCNSALQDVGILNQLLDQHQDNWSQTLPEFSAQRIPEVHALRELSDYSFPRNRWLVFEFILRLQVSRLLNRWFPKQFPPFLFDLVFDSDLPYSEVLDIHQGWINKVKQAS; translated from the coding sequence GTGGCGGATCAGCATGTTGTGATTGTAGGAGCAGGCCCTGCAGGTCTGTTGTTGGCAGGGTACCTGTTAAAACGACCCGGATATCGGGTCAGTGTGTTTGAGCAGCGTTCTGACCCGAGGCTGACTCAACAAGTACAGAATCGAACCTTTCCGATTTCATTGCAGGAGCGGGGACGACAGGCCCTCCGAGGAATACCCGGTCTAGAAAAGGCCGTTACAGATCGAAGCACGGTTTGTAATGGCACGATCATGCATCAAGTCTCAAAAAAAAATCGAGTCATTCCTCGCAAGACTCCTAGCTTGATGATTGATCGCCTGCAGCTCGTGGTAGTCTTGCTGAAATTTTTATCAGACCAGTACTCATCTGATCAGTTTGTAGTGCAGTTTGACTGTCGATGTACGGGCCTTAATCCATCCGCGCAAACCCTTCTATTTGAGCAAGCCGGTGAAGTCGTCTCCCATACCTATGATGTCGTTGTGGGGGCAGATGGAGCGGGCTCAAAGGTGAGAGAGGCCTTGACTGAACAGGTTAACTTCCCCTGCGAGCAGACCTTAATTCCCGACGCCTACAAATCGGTCTTTCTCAACCAGCCAGAAGATGGAATTCAGCTAGCTGCGGACAAAGTGCATACCTGGAATTTACCCAACAACGTCCGCATGATGTTGGTCCCTCAAGGGAACTCACAGCTCAATGGTGTGCTGGTCTTTAAGCGTGATCAGAGCCCCATCGCCCAATACACTACAAAAGAAGAGGTACTGGCTTTTGTGCAGGAGAATTTCCCCCGGTTTGGAGCACTGATGACCCTGGATGAAGCGGCAGCATTGCTGTCGCGGCCCGTAGCAAAAATTACTACGGTCCGGTGCCAACGGTTTCATGAAGGCTCAAATATTCTCTTAATTGGAGATGCAGTTCATGCAGTGTCTGCCTCCATTGGCCAGGGCTGTAACTCTGCGCTTCAAGATGTGGGGATCTTGAATCAACTCCTAGATCAACACCAAGATAACTGGTCGCAAACCTTACCGGAGTTTTCAGCCCAGAGAATTCCCGAAGTCCATGCCTTAAGAGAGCTATCAGACTATTCCTTTCCCCGCAATAGATGGTTGGTGTTTGAGTTTATTCTGCGATTACAAGTCAGCCGACTCTTAAATCGTTGGTTTCCCAAACAATTTCCCCCCTTTTTATTTGACCTCGTTTTCGACTCGGATCTTCCCTACTCAGAGGTTCTCGATATCCATCAAGGGTGGATTAATAAGGTCAAACAAGCTAGCTAA
- the panD gene encoding aspartate 1-decarboxylase, with protein sequence MHRTFLFSKIHHCTLTETNLEYVGSISIDQTLLDAAGIVPYEQVQVVNMNNGERLVTYAIPAPADSGAVELNGAAARLGTRGDRVIIMTYAQLTSEEIKGFEPQVVLVDQDNRVIEGQPVVNSSTPELCLT encoded by the coding sequence ATGCATCGCACCTTTTTATTTTCCAAGATTCATCACTGCACACTCACAGAAACGAACCTCGAGTATGTGGGCAGTATCAGTATCGACCAAACGTTATTGGATGCGGCTGGGATTGTTCCCTACGAGCAAGTTCAAGTCGTGAATATGAACAACGGTGAACGATTGGTCACTTATGCCATTCCAGCTCCTGCCGATTCGGGTGCTGTGGAATTAAATGGTGCCGCAGCGCGACTCGGTACTCGTGGCGATCGGGTGATTATTATGACCTATGCCCAGCTAACGTCGGAAGAAATAAAAGGCTTTGAACCGCAGGTAGTGTTGGTGGATCAAGATAATCGTGTGATCGAGGGTCAACCTGTTGTGAATTCGTCAACTCCGGAATTGTGTTTGACGTAA